A stretch of the Luteimonas sp. JM171 genome encodes the following:
- a CDS encoding CopL family metal-binding regulatory protein, translating to MPRYQTLIRLLLCVILLSNGMGSAVASAYGSLMGPHPVHGAEAGDLAGGADAATHRDCPHGALDVAPTPAGPLAVEMDCLEACLDICLQHGHALLVASIAGAWPSVHHLLLAPPAVPRPSLAPFPPLRPPIAR from the coding sequence ATGCCCAGGTATCAGACCCTGATCCGGTTGCTGCTTTGCGTGATCCTGCTGTCCAACGGCATGGGGTCGGCGGTCGCGTCGGCCTATGGGTCCTTGATGGGCCCGCACCCCGTGCATGGAGCGGAAGCCGGCGACCTCGCAGGCGGCGCCGATGCCGCGACCCACCGGGACTGTCCGCATGGCGCGCTGGACGTTGCCCCCACCCCGGCCGGTCCGCTCGCCGTGGAAATGGACTGTCTCGAGGCCTGCCTGGACATCTGCCTGCAGCACGGCCACGCATTGCTGGTGGCCTCGATTGCCGGCGCATGGCCGTCGGTGCATCACCTGCTCCTCGCCCCGCCCGCCGTGCCGCGCCCCTCGCTGGCCCCCTTCCCTCCCCTGCGACCTCCCATCGCCCGTTGA
- a CDS encoding S-(hydroxymethyl)glutathione dehydrogenase/class III alcohol dehydrogenase — protein sequence MKTRAAVAFEAGKPLEIVELDLEGPKKGEVLVKITHTALCHTDAFTLSGDDPEGVFPAVLGHEGAGVVVEVGEGVASVKPGDHVIPLYTAECGECLFCKSGKTNLCVSVRATQGKGVMPDGTTRFSYKGKPVYHYMGCSTFSEYTVVAEVSLAKVNPEANPEHTCLLGCGVTTGIGAVHNTANVQEGDSVAVFGLGAIGLAVIQGAVQARAGRIIAIDTNPAKFELAKEMGATDCVNPKDYDRPIQEVVVEMTGWGVDHSFECIGNVEVMRAALECAHRGWGQSVIIGVAGAGQEISTRPFQLVTGRKWMGTAFGGVKGRTELPGMVEDAMKGEIKLEPFVTHTLPLERINEAFELMEKGESIRTVIRY from the coding sequence ATGAAAACCCGTGCCGCCGTTGCCTTCGAAGCCGGCAAGCCGCTTGAAATCGTCGAGCTCGACCTGGAAGGCCCGAAGAAGGGCGAGGTGCTGGTGAAGATCACCCACACCGCTTTGTGCCACACGGATGCCTTCACCCTGTCGGGGGATGACCCGGAGGGCGTGTTCCCGGCGGTGCTGGGCCATGAGGGCGCGGGCGTGGTGGTGGAAGTGGGCGAGGGCGTCGCCAGCGTCAAGCCCGGCGACCACGTGATCCCGCTCTATACCGCCGAATGCGGCGAGTGCCTGTTCTGCAAGAGCGGCAAGACCAACCTGTGCGTGTCCGTGCGCGCCACCCAGGGCAAGGGCGTGATGCCCGATGGCACCACCCGCTTCAGCTACAAGGGCAAGCCGGTGTACCACTACATGGGCTGCTCGACCTTCAGCGAATACACCGTGGTGGCCGAGGTCTCGCTGGCCAAGGTCAACCCGGAGGCGAACCCGGAGCACACCTGCCTGCTGGGCTGCGGCGTGACCACCGGCATCGGCGCGGTGCACAACACCGCCAACGTGCAGGAAGGTGATTCGGTGGCCGTGTTCGGCCTGGGCGCGATCGGCCTGGCAGTGATCCAGGGCGCGGTGCAGGCCAGGGCCGGGCGCATCATCGCCATCGACACCAACCCGGCCAAGTTCGAGCTGGCGAAGGAAATGGGCGCCACCGACTGCGTCAACCCCAAGGATTACGACCGGCCGATCCAGGAAGTGGTCGTGGAGATGACCGGCTGGGGCGTGGACCACAGCTTCGAGTGCATCGGCAACGTGGAGGTGATGCGCGCGGCGCTGGAGTGCGCGCACCGCGGCTGGGGCCAGAGCGTGATCATCGGCGTCGCCGGCGCGGGCCAGGAGATCAGCACCCGTCCGTTCCAGCTGGTCACCGGCCGCAAGTGGATGGGCACCGCCTTTGGCGGCGTGAAGGGCCGCACCGAGCTGCCGGGCATGGTGGAGGACGCGATGAAGGGCGAGATCAAGCTCGAGCCCTTCGTCACCCACACCCTGCCGCTGGAGCGCATCAACGAGGCCTTCGAGCTGATGGAGAAGGGCGAGTCCATCCGCACCGTCATCCGTTACTGA
- a CDS encoding ATP-binding protein produces the protein MGAVRTPALLSWSGGKDAAWTLHALRQAGDVEVVGLLCTLTEGHDRASMQGVRREVVQAQADATGLPLVEAWIPQQCDNATYEAAFAAALGSARERWPGLATIAFGDLLLADVRDWRQASCARLGWRALFPLFGADTARIARQMIDAGLRTHLCCVDTQLLDAGFAGRAFNHALLADLPEGVDPCGENGEFHTCVSAGPMFDRPLPLQRGDTVLRDGRFAYTDFKP, from the coding sequence ATGGGCGCCGTGCGCACGCCGGCGCTGCTCTCCTGGAGCGGCGGCAAGGACGCGGCCTGGACCCTGCACGCGCTGCGCCAGGCCGGGGACGTCGAGGTGGTTGGCCTGCTGTGCACGCTGACCGAAGGCCACGACCGCGCCTCGATGCAGGGCGTGCGCCGCGAGGTGGTCCAGGCGCAGGCGGACGCGACGGGCCTCCCGCTGGTGGAGGCCTGGATCCCGCAGCAGTGCGACAACGCCACCTACGAAGCCGCGTTCGCCGCCGCCCTGGGGAGTGCCCGGGAGCGCTGGCCGGGGCTGGCGACGATCGCTTTCGGCGACCTGCTGCTGGCTGACGTGCGCGACTGGCGCCAGGCGTCCTGCGCGCGGCTGGGCTGGCGGGCGCTGTTTCCGCTGTTCGGCGCGGACACCGCGCGGATCGCACGGCAGATGATCGACGCGGGCCTGCGCACGCACCTGTGCTGCGTGGACACGCAGCTGCTTGACGCCGGGTTCGCCGGCCGCGCGTTCAACCATGCGCTGCTTGCCGACCTTCCCGAAGGCGTCGATCCGTGCGGGGAAAACGGCGAGTTCCACACCTGCGTCAGCGCCGGCCCGATGTTCGACCGCCCGCTGCCGCTGCAGCGCGGCGACACCGTCCTGCGCGACGGCCGCTTCGCCTACACCGACTTCAAGCCCTGA
- a CDS encoding AMP nucleosidase, which yields MREKSQIVENWLPRYTGVPLEEFGQHILLTNFGGYLGHFSRLTGAPIVGTDRPMPSATADGITMINFGMGSPNAATLMDLLSAIAPKAALFLGKCGGLKKKNQLGDLILPIAAIRGEGTSNDYMPAEVPALPAFALQRAVSTMIRDLDHDYWTGTVYTTNRRVWEHDTGFKAYLRRLRCMAIDMETATIFAAGFANRIPSGALLLVSDQPMIPEGVKTEASDAVVSAKYVEDHIQIGIEALRLIRRHGKSVRHLRF from the coding sequence ATGAGGGAAAAATCACAGATCGTTGAAAACTGGCTGCCGCGCTACACCGGCGTTCCGCTGGAGGAATTCGGGCAGCACATCCTGCTCACCAACTTCGGCGGCTACCTCGGCCACTTCAGCCGCCTGACCGGCGCGCCGATCGTCGGCACCGACCGGCCGATGCCCAGCGCCACCGCCGACGGCATCACCATGATCAACTTCGGCATGGGCAGCCCCAACGCGGCCACGCTGATGGACCTGCTCTCGGCGATCGCGCCGAAGGCGGCCCTGTTCCTGGGCAAGTGCGGCGGGCTGAAGAAGAAGAACCAGCTGGGCGACCTGATCCTGCCGATCGCGGCGATCCGCGGCGAGGGCACCAGCAATGACTACATGCCCGCCGAGGTGCCGGCACTGCCGGCCTTCGCCCTGCAGCGCGCGGTGTCGACCATGATCCGCGACCTCGACCACGACTACTGGACCGGCACCGTCTACACCACCAACCGCCGGGTGTGGGAGCACGACACCGGGTTCAAGGCCTACCTGCGGCGGCTGCGCTGCATGGCCATCGACATGGAGACGGCGACGATCTTTGCCGCCGGGTTCGCCAACCGCATCCCCAGCGGGGCGCTGCTGCTGGTGTCCGACCAGCCGATGATCCCGGAAGGGGTCAAGACCGAGGCCAGCGACGCCGTGGTCAGCGCGAAGTACGTCGAGGACCACATCCAGATCGGGATCGAGGCCCTGCGCCTGATCCGCCGCCACGGCAAGTCCGTGCGGCACCTGCGGTTCTGA
- a CDS encoding copper resistance protein B — translation MIGRSHTLVLAIGMALSMAAQAHQASPRDAHGATGAGCTPEHAAMGHCTAPETGAHDPSSHPATAASHGCTPEHAAMGHCEMQEPGTHDPGEHDAAPACSPAHAAMGHCVLPDSAPAAPLTPVPPVTDADRAAAFPDLHHHAMEHPSPISTMVSFERLEAWDTDHGTGQMWEATAWLGGDIHRLWLRSQGERLGGRTGSADIEGLYGRSVSPWWDLMLGVRQDVQPDSRTWAAIGMQGLAPHLFEVSATVYVSSGGQVQVKAEVEYDVRFTNRLVLQPAVEATASLKEEPAVGLGSGLNQVEAGLRLRYEISRRFAPYVGLVHERAFGLAATHARATGRHGRDTRVVAGIRIWF, via the coding sequence ATGATCGGCCGTTCCCATACTCTGGTCCTCGCGATTGGCATGGCGCTGTCGATGGCGGCGCAGGCCCATCAGGCCTCCCCACGCGATGCACATGGCGCTACCGGTGCCGGCTGCACCCCCGAGCATGCCGCGATGGGCCACTGCACCGCGCCGGAAACCGGAGCACACGACCCGTCCAGCCACCCCGCCACCGCCGCCTCGCATGGCTGCACGCCCGAGCACGCGGCCATGGGTCACTGCGAGATGCAGGAGCCCGGAACCCACGACCCTGGCGAACACGACGCCGCTCCCGCCTGCTCGCCTGCGCACGCCGCGATGGGCCACTGCGTCCTGCCGGACAGCGCGCCCGCGGCGCCGTTGACGCCCGTGCCGCCGGTGACCGATGCGGACCGGGCAGCCGCATTCCCGGACCTGCACCATCATGCGATGGAACACCCGTCGCCGATCTCCACCATGGTCTCCTTCGAACGCCTGGAAGCCTGGGACACCGACCACGGCACCGGACAAATGTGGGAGGCCACCGCCTGGCTGGGCGGTGACATCCATCGACTGTGGTTGCGCAGCCAGGGCGAGCGCCTGGGTGGCCGCACCGGCAGCGCGGACATTGAAGGACTGTACGGCCGCAGCGTGAGCCCCTGGTGGGACCTGATGCTCGGCGTGCGCCAGGACGTGCAACCGGATTCGCGTACTTGGGCCGCGATTGGGATGCAGGGGCTGGCCCCGCACCTGTTCGAAGTCTCTGCCACCGTTTACGTAAGCAGTGGCGGCCAAGTCCAGGTAAAGGCCGAGGTGGAGTATGACGTCCGGTTCACCAACCGGCTGGTCCTGCAACCGGCGGTGGAAGCAACTGCATCGCTGAAAGAAGAACCGGCGGTGGGCCTCGGCAGTGGCCTCAACCAGGTGGAAGCCGGCCTGCGCCTGCGCTACGAGATCAGCCGCCGCTTCGCGCCCTATGTGGGGCTTGTCCACGAGCGCGCGTTCGGCCTTGCCGCCACCCACGCGCGCGCGACCGGCCGCCATGGCCGCGACACCCGGGTCGTGGCCGGCATCCGCATCTGGTTCTGA
- the fghA gene encoding S-formylglutathione hydrolase produces the protein MSNTERLEHRASFGGWQDVYRHRSEVLGCDMTVGVYFPPQAGKGEKLPVLYWLSGLTCNEQNFITKAGAQRYAAEHGIIIVAPDTSPRGDDVANDEAYDLGQGAGFYLNATRDPWAKHYRMYDYIVEELPAWVESDPAASDVRAISGHSMGGHGALMIALRNPGRYRSVSAFSPIVAPSQVPWGEKAFSAYLGDDPEAWKEYDTVELIRRGTEEKLSLLVDQGDADEFLENQLKPQLLREAAEAANHPLDLRMRAGYDHSYYFISSFIGDHIAHHAKAMKS, from the coding sequence ATGAGCAACACTGAAAGACTTGAACACCGCGCCAGCTTCGGCGGGTGGCAGGACGTGTACCGCCACCGCTCCGAGGTGCTCGGCTGCGACATGACCGTTGGCGTGTACTTCCCGCCGCAGGCGGGCAAGGGCGAGAAGCTGCCGGTGCTGTACTGGCTGAGCGGGCTGACCTGCAACGAGCAGAACTTCATCACCAAGGCTGGCGCGCAGCGCTACGCCGCCGAGCACGGGATCATCATCGTGGCGCCGGACACCAGCCCGCGCGGCGATGACGTCGCCAACGACGAGGCCTACGACCTGGGCCAGGGCGCCGGCTTCTACCTCAACGCCACCCGCGATCCGTGGGCCAAGCACTACCGCATGTACGATTACATCGTGGAAGAGCTGCCGGCGTGGGTGGAGTCGGACCCGGCGGCCAGCGACGTGCGCGCCATCAGCGGCCACTCGATGGGCGGCCACGGCGCGCTGATGATTGCGTTGCGTAATCCGGGCCGCTACCGCAGCGTGTCGGCGTTTTCGCCGATCGTGGCGCCCAGCCAGGTGCCGTGGGGCGAAAAGGCGTTCAGCGCCTACCTTGGCGACGACCCCGAGGCCTGGAAGGAATACGACACCGTTGAGCTGATCAGGCGCGGCACGGAGGAAAAACTGTCGCTGCTGGTAGACCAGGGCGACGCGGACGAGTTCCTGGAGAACCAGCTCAAGCCGCAGCTGCTGCGCGAAGCCGCGGAGGCTGCCAACCATCCGCTGGACCTGCGCATGCGCGCGGGCTACGACCACAGCTACTACTTCATCTCCAGCTTCATTGGCGATCACATCGCCCATCATGCCAAGGCGATGAAGTCCTGA
- a CDS encoding copper resistance system multicopper oxidase — protein MQHDPSRPAPGWRAPLSRRRFVQGLALGGLAMGTAGLRLPAFATDARSDPQVLSGTTFDLSIGATPVNITGQVRPAITVNGSLPAPILRWRQGDTVTLKVANRLRDAMTSIHWHGIILPANMDGVPGLSFNGIHPGESYLYRFTLGQSGSYWYHSHSMFQEQAGLYGAIIVDPAEPLPYSWDREHVVLLSDWTDLDPGRLFRRLKKYSEYDNWYKPTVGDLIRDAQRQGWAATLADRRAWGQMRMTPTDISDVNAHTYTYLMNGANPAANWTALFRSGEKVLLRFINAGAMTYFDVRIPGLKMTVVATDGQPVHPVSVDEFRIAAAETFDVIVEPSGQDAYTIFAQDMGRTGYARGTLAVRPGLEAPIPPVDPRPLLTMDDMGHGGHGAQAGHDAHADHHGHHGHAGDGMQAHPPSESRNPLVDMQTMSPTPRLDDPGIGLRDNGRRVLTYADLSSIAGDEDGRPPGRELELHLTGHMEKFSWSFDGIPFASADPLRLNYGERMRITLVNDTMMTHPIHLHGVWSDLEDANGDFMVRKHTVDVAPGSRRSFRVRADALGRWAFHCHLLYHMEAGMMREVRIEEAS, from the coding sequence ATGCAACACGATCCTTCCCGCCCAGCGCCGGGCTGGCGAGCGCCGCTGTCCCGCCGCCGCTTCGTCCAGGGCTTGGCCCTGGGCGGACTGGCCATGGGCACCGCAGGACTGCGGCTGCCCGCCTTTGCCACCGATGCCCGGAGCGACCCACAGGTGTTGAGCGGCACCACCTTCGACCTGTCCATTGGCGCCACGCCGGTGAACATCACCGGCCAGGTCCGCCCGGCCATCACCGTCAACGGCAGCTTGCCCGCGCCCATCCTGCGCTGGCGCCAGGGGGATACCGTGACCCTGAAGGTCGCCAACCGCCTGCGTGATGCGATGACCTCGATCCATTGGCACGGCATCATCCTGCCGGCGAACATGGACGGCGTGCCGGGCCTGAGCTTCAACGGGATCCACCCGGGGGAGAGCTACCTCTATCGCTTTACCCTCGGCCAGTCAGGCAGCTACTGGTACCACAGCCACTCGATGTTTCAGGAGCAGGCCGGCCTGTACGGCGCGATCATTGTCGATCCCGCTGAACCGCTTCCCTACTCCTGGGATCGGGAACACGTGGTACTGCTCTCGGACTGGACCGACCTCGATCCCGGCCGGCTGTTCAGGCGCCTGAAGAAGTACTCCGAGTACGACAACTGGTACAAGCCGACCGTGGGCGACCTCATCCGTGACGCGCAGCGTCAGGGCTGGGCTGCCACCCTGGCCGACCGCCGGGCCTGGGGCCAGATGCGCATGACCCCGACCGACATCTCCGATGTCAACGCGCACACCTACACCTACCTGATGAACGGCGCCAACCCGGCCGCCAACTGGACCGCGCTGTTCCGCTCCGGGGAAAAGGTGCTGCTGCGCTTCATCAACGCAGGCGCGATGACCTATTTCGACGTGCGGATCCCCGGCCTCAAAATGACCGTGGTCGCAACCGATGGCCAGCCGGTGCATCCCGTCAGCGTGGACGAATTCCGCATCGCGGCTGCAGAGACCTTCGACGTGATCGTCGAGCCTTCCGGACAGGATGCGTACACGATCTTCGCCCAGGACATGGGTCGCACCGGCTATGCGCGCGGCACGCTCGCCGTCCGGCCCGGCCTGGAAGCGCCCATCCCGCCGGTGGATCCGCGGCCACTGCTGACCATGGACGACATGGGTCATGGCGGGCACGGGGCACAAGCCGGGCACGATGCCCATGCGGACCACCACGGCCACCACGGCCACGCTGGTGACGGCATGCAGGCACACCCCCCCAGCGAATCGCGCAACCCACTGGTGGACATGCAGACCATGTCCCCCACCCCGCGCCTGGACGACCCCGGCATCGGCCTGCGCGACAACGGCCGTCGCGTGCTGACCTATGCCGACCTGTCGAGCATCGCCGGCGACGAGGACGGACGCCCGCCCGGCCGCGAGCTGGAATTGCACCTTACGGGGCACATGGAGAAGTTCTCCTGGTCGTTCGACGGCATCCCCTTCGCCAGCGCAGACCCCTTGCGGCTCAATTACGGCGAGCGCATGCGCATCACCCTGGTCAACGACACCATGATGACCCACCCCATCCACCTGCATGGGGTATGGAGCGATCTGGAGGACGCCAACGGCGACTTCATGGTGCGCAAGCACACCGTGGACGTCGCACCGGGCAGCCGTCGGAGCTTTCGCGTCCGCGCCGATGCGCTCGGCCGCTGGGCCTTCCACTGCCACCTGCTGTATCACATGGAAGCCGGAATGATGCGCGAAGTCCGGATCGAGGAGGCGTCATGA
- a CDS encoding amidohydrolase has product MLRPLTAALAAALCALPALAQAGEGNVPRFAEDPYTSTYEPVAAAPVLIRGATVLTGTGERLDGADVLMEGGRIRAVGQGLAAPEGAQVVDGTGKWVTPGIIDVHSHLGVYPSPGVRAHSDGNEMTNPVTAHVWAEHSVWPQDPGFAAALAGGVTSLQILPGSANLVGGRGVTLKNVHSTTVQGMKFPGAPHGLKMACGENPKRVYGQKSGPATRMGNMAGYRAAFIDAAEYLGKHQSSAESSNRRGRGDAGGSNGPGKRDLKLDTLAGAINGDVLVHIHCYRADEIAQMLDLAQEFNFQVAAFHHGVEAYKLADELAQANTCAALWADWWGFKMEALDGIQENVALVDRPEGSCAIVHSDSGEGIQRLNQEAAKVIASARRAGMEIAPERAIRWLTANPARSMGIADQVGTLEAGKMADVVLWNGNPFSSYALAENVWIDGALLYDRANPALQPRSDFVLGFGSKGGAR; this is encoded by the coding sequence ATGCTACGACCCTTGACCGCCGCGCTGGCCGCGGCCCTGTGTGCGCTGCCCGCGCTGGCCCAGGCCGGCGAAGGCAACGTGCCGCGCTTTGCCGAAGACCCGTACACCAGCACCTACGAACCGGTGGCCGCCGCACCGGTGCTGATCCGCGGCGCCACGGTGCTCACCGGCACCGGCGAGCGCCTGGACGGCGCCGACGTGCTGATGGAAGGCGGCCGCATCAGGGCGGTCGGCCAGGGCCTCGCGGCACCGGAAGGCGCGCAGGTGGTGGACGGCACCGGCAAGTGGGTGACGCCGGGCATCATCGACGTGCACTCGCACCTGGGTGTCTACCCCAGCCCCGGCGTGCGTGCGCACAGCGATGGCAACGAGATGACCAATCCGGTCACCGCGCACGTCTGGGCCGAGCACTCGGTGTGGCCGCAGGATCCGGGCTTCGCCGCGGCGCTGGCCGGCGGCGTGACCTCGCTGCAGATCCTGCCCGGCTCGGCCAACCTGGTGGGCGGGCGCGGGGTGACGCTCAAGAACGTGCATTCCACCACCGTGCAGGGGATGAAGTTCCCCGGCGCGCCGCACGGCCTGAAGATGGCCTGCGGCGAGAACCCCAAGCGCGTGTACGGCCAGAAGAGCGGCCCGGCCACGCGCATGGGCAACATGGCCGGCTACCGCGCCGCCTTCATCGACGCCGCCGAGTACCTGGGCAAGCACCAGTCCTCCGCTGAATCCTCCAACCGGCGCGGCCGGGGCGATGCCGGCGGCAGCAACGGCCCGGGCAAGCGCGACCTCAAGCTCGACACCCTGGCCGGCGCCATCAACGGCGACGTGCTGGTGCACATCCACTGCTACCGCGCCGACGAGATCGCGCAGATGCTGGACCTGGCGCAGGAGTTCAATTTCCAGGTCGCCGCCTTCCACCACGGCGTGGAGGCGTACAAGCTCGCCGACGAACTCGCCCAGGCCAACACCTGCGCCGCGCTGTGGGCCGACTGGTGGGGCTTCAAGATGGAAGCGCTCGACGGCATCCAGGAGAACGTTGCCCTGGTGGACCGGCCCGAGGGCAGCTGCGCCATCGTGCATTCGGACTCGGGCGAAGGCATCCAGCGCCTCAACCAGGAGGCAGCCAAGGTGATCGCCAGCGCGCGCCGCGCCGGCATGGAGATCGCACCCGAGCGCGCCATCCGCTGGCTCACCGCCAACCCGGCGCGCTCGATGGGCATCGCCGACCAGGTCGGCACGCTCGAGGCCGGCAAGATGGCCGACGTGGTGCTGTGGAACGGCAATCCCTTCAGCTCCTATGCGCTGGCCGAAAACGTATGGATCGACGGCGCGCTGCTGTACGACCGCGCCAATCCGGCGCTGCAGCCGCGATCCGACTTCGTCCTTGGCTTCGGTTCCAAGGGAGGTGCCCGATGA
- a CDS encoding metal/formaldehyde-sensitive transcriptional repressor → MPHSPEEKKKVLARIRRIRGQCEGLERALDAGADCGPVLQQIAAIRGAVNGLMSEVMESHIREQFGTPAEDQAERNARVAEMTGLIRSYLK, encoded by the coding sequence GTGCCGCACTCGCCCGAGGAAAAAAAGAAGGTCCTGGCCCGCATCCGCCGCATCCGCGGCCAGTGCGAGGGCCTGGAGCGCGCGCTGGACGCCGGCGCCGACTGCGGCCCGGTGCTGCAGCAGATCGCCGCCATCCGCGGCGCGGTCAACGGATTGATGAGCGAGGTAATGGAGTCGCACATCCGTGAACAGTTCGGCACGCCGGCCGAGGACCAGGCCGAGCGCAACGCCCGGGTTGCCGAGATGACCGGGCTCATCCGTTCCTATCTCAAGTAA
- a CDS encoding amidohydrolase family protein, translating to MSRRIRAAKALAAGALALALSTPALAQDLLIRNATVHTASERGTLQNTDVLVRGGRIAQIGSGLAADGVRTVDAAGKPLTPALFGGITGIGIEEVSGEESARDGSLALGSGAKDMVVRPEFDVTLAYNPDSMVIPVSTYEGIGFTLVSPGTAAGGSIIAGQGAPFRLDGSPDPAGPKVLAIRLGARAAGLTGGSRAGQWMLLDQLVDEARGRIPAGSHAALLTPAGRETLARYLDGNGRIVVTVDRAADIRQLLRWAQRRNVRIAISGGSEAWRLAPQLAAAGVPVFVDPLDNLPSGFDQVAATLENAARLRAAGVEVGFTQSGDASHNARKVRQLAGNAVAHGLPWEDGLAGLTRVPAEAFGVADQIGTIAVGMRADLALWSGDPLDVAHTAEQVWFNGVPVEMRSRQTELRDRYMHTPAPRAEGGLPRAYPQY from the coding sequence ATGAGCCGCCGCATCCGCGCCGCGAAGGCGCTTGCCGCCGGCGCCCTGGCGCTGGCCCTTTCCACTCCCGCCCTCGCCCAGGACCTGCTGATCCGCAATGCCACCGTGCATACCGCCAGCGAGCGCGGCACGCTGCAAAACACCGACGTGCTGGTGCGCGGCGGGCGCATCGCCCAGATCGGCAGTGGCCTGGCCGCCGATGGCGTGCGCACCGTTGATGCCGCGGGCAAGCCGCTCACGCCGGCCCTGTTCGGCGGCATCACCGGCATCGGCATCGAGGAAGTGTCAGGCGAAGAGAGCGCCCGCGACGGCTCGCTCGCGCTGGGCAGCGGCGCCAAGGACATGGTGGTGCGGCCGGAGTTCGACGTGACCCTGGCCTACAACCCGGACTCGATGGTGATCCCGGTCAGTACCTACGAGGGCATCGGCTTCACCCTGGTGAGCCCCGGCACGGCCGCCGGCGGCTCGATCATCGCCGGCCAGGGCGCGCCGTTCCGCCTGGACGGCAGCCCCGATCCCGCCGGGCCCAAGGTGCTTGCCATCCGCCTTGGCGCGCGTGCGGCCGGCCTCACCGGGGGTTCGCGCGCCGGCCAGTGGATGCTGCTCGACCAGCTCGTGGACGAGGCCCGCGGCCGGATCCCGGCCGGTTCCCACGCGGCCCTGCTCACCCCCGCCGGGCGCGAGACCCTGGCCCGTTACCTGGACGGCAACGGCCGCATCGTCGTGACCGTGGACCGAGCCGCCGACATCCGCCAGCTGCTGCGCTGGGCGCAGCGCCGCAACGTGCGCATCGCCATCAGCGGCGGATCGGAGGCCTGGCGCCTGGCGCCGCAGCTGGCCGCCGCCGGCGTGCCGGTGTTCGTCGATCCGCTCGACAACCTGCCCTCGGGCTTCGACCAGGTTGCCGCCACCCTGGAAAACGCCGCGCGGCTGCGCGCCGCCGGGGTCGAGGTGGGATTCACCCAGTCGGGTGACGCCTCGCACAACGCCCGCAAGGTGCGCCAGCTGGCCGGCAACGCCGTGGCGCACGGGCTGCCATGGGAGGACGGGCTGGCAGGGCTGACCCGGGTGCCGGCCGAAGCCTTCGGCGTGGCCGACCAGATCGGCACCATCGCCGTGGGCATGCGCGCGGACCTTGCGCTGTGGAGCGGTGATCCGCTGGACGTGGCGCATACCGCCGAACAGGTGTGGTTCAACGGCGTGCCGGTGGAAATGCGTTCGCGCCAGACCGAGCTGCGCGACCGCTACATGCACACCCCCGCGCCGCGCGCCGAAGGCGGCCTGCCCAGGGCCTACCCGCAATACTGA